The DNA region AATACCTTGCTCGAACCGAGAACGTCAGTCAGAAAAACCGGCAGCAGAGGATAAACCATATCAGAAGAAATATCTGTCAGGAAACTTACCAATCCCAGGAAGAAAATATTCTTTTTTATTCCGAAGAAAAGCGTGTCGTTTTTTCTTTCGATTTTACTGATTTCCTGATTCATAGGAGAATTTATCCCTGATTAAAAAATAGACTTATATGCTCGTATCCAAGTATATATTCACACACTTTTCCGGTCAAGGATTTTGTTGTTTTCCGGAGTGCAAAAACTTGTTTCTGCTTCTCGTAGATAGCAGAGGTCTAAAACCTCTGCTACGCGTTCTAATAAGCGTAGGGGTCAAAATTTTGAACCCCTGCGGTTTCATCGGTTTAGCTATCCCAGGACATCTTTTGTGCTTGACAAACCAATATCTTTTTTTATATTCAAAAGTTACGACTTGAAGCAACGTATTCAAGAAACAGTTCGAAAGACGGGATTAGAAAGGAGATTAGATGAAGACTTATACGCCCAAACTGAATGAAATTGAGAAGAAATGGTATCTGGTGGATGCCCAGGGAAAGGTTTTGGGAAGGCTGGCTTCTAAGGTGGCTCAAATTCTTCTGGGAAAAGGCAAACCTAAATTTACACCGCATCTGGATAGCGGCGATTACGTGGTGGTGATAAACTGTGATAAGGTTATGCTGACTGGAAAGAAAAGCAGGCTAAAAACCTATTATCATTACACCGGCTACCCAGGAGGTTTGAAAAAAGAGGAGTTCTCAAAGTTAATGACAAAAGCACCAGATAAAGTATTCATACATTCGGTAAAAGGGATGTTGCCTCATAATAGATTAGGCGACAAGATA from Candidatus Zixiibacteriota bacterium includes:
- the rplM gene encoding 50S ribosomal protein L13; the protein is MKTYTPKLNEIEKKWYLVDAQGKVLGRLASKVAQILLGKGKPKFTPHLDSGDYVVVINCDKVMLTGKKSRLKTYYHYTGYPGGLKKEEFSKLMTKAPDKVFIHSVKGMLPHNRLGDKI